Proteins encoded by one window of Candidatus Spechtbacterales bacterium:
- a CDS encoding UDP-N-acetylglucosamine--N-acetylmuramyl-(pentapeptide) pyrophosphoryl-undecaprenol N-acetylglucosamine transferase — MKIAFTGGGTGGHIFPIIAVAREVEKIAQRDKKSLEMIFIGSTNGAEQLFADNNIKPKSIVTGKLRRYFSFQYLIDMPKILIGLVQSYIYLFFYMPDIIFSKGGYGSFPVVVIGWLFRIPVISHESDSISGLTTRVLAKFSKKIVVSFPGDYPELRGDKVVRIGNPTRDLRGGDITTAYKEFNITTKKPIILILGGSQGAEQINTLVISMLPKLTEKYEIIHQTGEAHYGAIYEYIKRLPAERGASYHPIASLNEIQMKLVLALSNIVISRAGSGAIFEIALTAKPSILIPLAGSAYDHQQRNAQIYQTIGACYALDSANLTDDFLLERIDSIINNPEKYRQLQAAAMAFSKPEAAAQIAQLILDYK; from the coding sequence GAGGTTGAAAAAATAGCGCAACGTGACAAAAAGTCTCTGGAAATGATATTTATAGGTTCTACAAACGGAGCCGAGCAACTTTTTGCGGACAATAATATAAAACCAAAATCTATAGTAACAGGAAAACTACGGCGTTATTTCTCTTTTCAATATCTTATTGATATGCCTAAAATACTTATAGGCCTGGTACAATCCTACATATACTTGTTCTTTTACATGCCTGATATAATTTTTTCTAAAGGAGGGTACGGAAGTTTTCCTGTGGTTGTAATTGGATGGCTTTTTAGAATACCTGTTATATCTCACGAATCTGACAGCATATCAGGACTTACAACCCGCGTACTCGCAAAATTTTCAAAAAAAATAGTTGTATCATTTCCGGGAGATTACCCCGAATTACGCGGAGATAAAGTAGTTCGCATAGGCAATCCTACACGAGACTTGCGAGGAGGGGACATTACAACAGCATACAAAGAATTCAACATAACAACAAAAAAACCGATTATACTAATTCTTGGAGGAAGTCAGGGCGCCGAACAAATAAACACTCTTGTTATATCAATGCTGCCAAAACTTACAGAAAAATATGAAATAATACACCAAACAGGAGAGGCGCATTACGGTGCAATATATGAATACATAAAAAGGCTTCCGGCAGAAAGAGGCGCATCCTATCATCCAATAGCATCTTTAAACGAAATTCAAATGAAATTAGTCTTAGCTCTGTCAAATATCGTAATATCCAGAGCCGGCTCAGGAGCAATATTTGAAATCGCTCTCACAGCAAAACCAAGCATACTTATCCCTCTTGCGGGCTCCGCTTACGACCACCAACAAAGAAACGCTCAAATATACCAGACCATCGGAGCATGTTACGCTCTTGATTCAGCTAATTTAACGGATGACTTTTTATTGGAAAGAATAGATTCTATTATAAACAATCCTGAAAAATACCGACAACTACAAGCGGCGGCAATGGCTTTTTCTAAACCGGAGGCCGCGGCACAAATAGCCCAGCTAATACTGGATTATAAATAA